A part of Plasmodium sp. gorilla clade G2 genome assembly, chromosome: 8 genomic DNA contains:
- a CDS encoding GTPase, putative, with amino-acid sequence MIKKPFVHFFLLKCITVILFLFIIFVDAFKEKKRNKPKRFPFFMPLNIMKCRKKMYLIRSKIGHGRKILEKKERIFSLNMEEESFIDKNEQNKECSNKNMDINTIHNFHMNNNFVSNEKKNIYICDNIPTHYNESNNNMINTFTNYDDIKKEYLLKIMSNKETIYANSSGNVRSAISVIRISGALSKMILEILLHNGKDNNNNNSNNSNSSNNINNNSSNVTYNNITCNTYREKQYLKKNNINDICNLKGITNNICQSYNIPCGGKKQGDYNLCDIIHMRKNMEARKLYIGKLYDKNNDIIDIVMYSYFKEPKSYTGEEMIEIYCHGNMLIVKEIMSAINNMNELFYKILIEERQNNIYYNNNSIIYDTNGGHNNNIINDPIFYEKINECHNNFIKIRESYKGEFTRRAFENKKMSLLQIEGLKELLFCKQKIQKQIALNYMNGYAKNIYLKLKNLLKELLVYTELKIDFEEEHITSPKEKEEIQNMLLKKIREGINHINYILKKSNVEDISNSSDILLFGNVNSGKSTLMNNICNNDISIVTNIKGSTIDIIQKNIQIFNNSYNLCDSAGVIKSEKMKYANQKTSKKKNIHKTLESMGIKKTLSFLKNNCISAFVLLNIKNYKKELINIITILNHHFKVKERKNINAIQNKTKKMKIPYFIFCVNKCDLVSTCEFSKIKKKIKNKIKKYLLANLSPHILKRCSKKIFFISSKNGYNIDTLLKYLNEKMIKERKIFDQKISEGNNIMFLPFERHKLYLKKAINHLLFIEKNIHNMTFDIISEEIKLAVNSLNSIIGTIKNEQILNKILDSFCIGK; translated from the coding sequence ATGATAAAGAAACCTTTTGttcatttctttttgttAAAATGCATTACCGTGATacttttcttatttattattttcgtTGACGCGTTTAAAGAAAAGAAGAGAAATAAACCGAAAcgttttcctttttttatgccgttgaatattatgaaatgtagaaaaaaaatgtatctaATACGGAGTAAAATAGGGCatggaagaaaaatattGGAGAAGAAGGAAAGGATTTTCAGTTTAAATATGGAGGAAGAATCATTTATTGATAagaatgaacaaaataaagaatgtagtaataaaaatatggatataaataccattcataattttcatatgaacaataattttgtatccaatgaaaaaaaaaatatatatatatgtgataatatCCCAACTCATTACAATGAATCGAACAACAATATGATTAATACTTTTACaaattatgatgatataaaaaaagaatatcttttaaaaattatgagtAATAAAGAAACGATATATGCCAATAGTTCGGGTAACGTGAGAAGTGCTATAAGTGTGATAAGAATATCTGGTGCGTTGAGTAAAATGATATTGGAAATATTGTTACACAATGGAAaagataataacaataataatagtaataatagtaatagtagtaataatattaataataatagtagtaatgtcacttataataatattacttGTAATACATATCGAGAAAaacaatatttaaaaaaaaataatattaatgatatatgTAACTTAAAAGGAAtcacaaataatatatgccaatcatataatataccaTGTGGGGGGAAAAAACAAGGtgattataatttatgtgatataatacatatgagaaaaaatatggaagcaagaaaattatatataggaaaattatatgataaaaataatgatattattgatataGTTATGTATAGTTATTTTAAAGAACCAAAATCATATACAGGTGAAGAAATGATAGAAATTTATTGTCATGGAAATATGTTGATCgtaaaagaaataatgagtgctataaataatatgaatgaattattttataaaatattaattgaagaaagacaaaataatatatattataataataatagtataatatatgatactAATGGTggtcataataataatattataaacgatcctatattttatgaaaaaattaatgagTGTCATAATaactttataaaaataagagaaAGCTATAAAGGGGAATTTACTAGAAGAgcatttgaaaataaaaaaatgagttTGCTACAAATTGAAGgattaaaagaattattattctgcaaacaaaaaatacaaaaacaaATTGCATTGAATTATATGAATGGATAtgcaaaaaatatttatttaaaattaaaaaacttattaaaagaattattagtATATACTGAATTAAAAATAGATTTTGAAGAAGAACATATAACATCaccaaaagaaaaagaagaaatacaaaatatgcttttaaaaaaaataagagaaggtattaatcatattaattatattttaaaaaaaagtaatgtTGAAGATATATCTAATTCTTctgatattttattatttggaaATGTAAATTCTGGAAAAAGCACActaatgaataatatatgtaataatgatatatctaTAGTAACAAATATTAAAGGATCAACTATagatataatacaaaaaaatattcaaatttttaataactcTTATAATTTATGTGACTCAGCCGGAGTTATAAAAAgtgaaaaaatgaaatatgcTAATCAAAAAacaagcaaaaaaaaaaatatacataaaacaCTTGAATCTATGGGTATCAAAAAAACACTatcctttttaaaaaataattgcaTATCtgcatttgtattattaaatattaaaaactaCAAGAAGGaactaataaatataataacaattttgAATCATCATTTTAAAGTAaaggaaagaaaaaacaTCAATGCgatacaaaataaaacaaaaaaaatgaagattccttatttcattttttgtgTAAATAAATGTGATTTGGTAAGTACATGTGAATtctcaaaaataaaaaaaaaaataaaaaataaaataaaaaaatatttactaGCCAATTTAAGTCCACACATATTAAAACGTTGTAGCAAAaaaatcttttttatatcatccaAAAATGGATATAATATTGACACATtactaaaatatttaaatgaaaaaatgattaaggaaagaaaaatatttgatCAAAAAATTTCAGAAGGAAACAATATAATGTTCTTACCATTTGAAAgacataaattatatttaaaaaaagctATCAACCATTTATtgtttatagaaaaaaatatacataatatgaCCTTTGATATAATATCTGAAGAAATTAAACTAGCTGTCAATTCTTTAAATAGTATTATAGGTACAATTAAAAATGAgcaaatattaaataaaattttggATAGTTTTTGTATAGGAAAGTGA